In a genomic window of Streptomyces roseoviridis:
- a CDS encoding acyltransferase → MDGLRLGACLFVAAFHFLGTTNPAIWGESPKVFSYLVHRASMYGWLGVEMFFLISGFVICMSAWGRTPGQFAVSRISRLFPAYWFVILLIVARMAVIPLQTGDIHSVVHPRVVLSNLTMFPGPLKVGLLDGVAWTLDVEARFYLLMVVVLKFGTTYARMVGFCTVWLVAAFVTHSTGFKLLDQFVLSTYAGYFITGIVVYLMCRFGQNLMLWFLLGMAWAYQLSVLQIRVNWHPATSGTDRTVSWTLCALLVTAFLAVLMLASLGPLRRIRGSWLVTAGALTYPFYLVHMSLGIPLAKGLTRHVPALGPWGTIAVTTGAMLLLSYGIHRWVEKPMSRWLRRRLTQGLRPRENPEWAH, encoded by the coding sequence GTGGACGGACTGCGGCTCGGGGCGTGTCTCTTCGTCGCCGCGTTCCATTTCCTGGGCACGACGAATCCGGCCATCTGGGGTGAGTCCCCCAAGGTCTTCTCGTACCTCGTGCACCGCGCCTCGATGTACGGCTGGCTCGGCGTGGAGATGTTCTTCCTCATCAGCGGCTTCGTCATCTGCATGAGCGCCTGGGGCCGCACCCCGGGCCAGTTCGCGGTCTCCCGGATCTCCCGGCTGTTCCCGGCCTACTGGTTCGTCATCCTGCTGATCGTCGCCCGCATGGCGGTCATCCCCCTGCAGACCGGTGACATCCACTCGGTCGTCCACCCGCGGGTGGTCCTGTCGAACCTCACGATGTTCCCGGGGCCGCTCAAGGTCGGACTGCTCGACGGTGTCGCCTGGACACTGGACGTGGAGGCCCGCTTCTACCTGCTGATGGTCGTCGTCCTGAAGTTCGGCACCACCTACGCGCGCATGGTGGGCTTCTGCACCGTGTGGCTGGTAGCCGCCTTCGTCACCCACTCCACCGGGTTCAAGCTGCTCGACCAGTTCGTCCTCAGCACCTACGCCGGCTACTTCATCACCGGCATCGTCGTCTACCTGATGTGCCGCTTCGGCCAGAACCTGATGCTGTGGTTCCTGCTCGGCATGGCCTGGGCCTACCAGCTCAGCGTGCTCCAGATCCGCGTGAACTGGCACCCCGCCACGTCCGGCACCGACAGGACGGTCTCCTGGACCCTGTGCGCCCTGCTCGTCACCGCGTTCCTCGCGGTCCTGATGCTGGCCTCCCTCGGCCCGCTCCGGAGGATCAGGGGGAGCTGGCTGGTCACCGCGGGCGCCCTGACGTACCCCTTCTACCTCGTCCACATGAGCCTCGGCATCCCGCTGGCCAAGGGTCTGACCCGGCACGTCCCCGCACTCGGGCCCTGGGGAACCATCGCGGTGACGACCGGCGCCATGCTGCTGCTCTCCTACGGCATCCACCGCTGGGTCGAGAAGCCCATGAGCAGGTGGCTGCGGCGCAGGCTCACCCAGGGCCTGAGGCCCAGGGAGAACCCCGAGTGGGCCCACTGA
- the gatB gene encoding Asp-tRNA(Asn)/Glu-tRNA(Gln) amidotransferase subunit GatB encodes MTVTELLSYEAALAEYDPVMGLEVHVELGTKTKMFCGCSTELGQDANTQTCPTCLGLPGSLPVVNAVGVESAIKIGLALNCEIAEWCRFARKNYFYPDMPKNFQTSQYDEPIAFDGYLDVQLEDGEVFRVEIERAHMEEDTGKSTHIGGATGRIHGASHSLLDYNRAGIPLIEIVTKPIVGAGERAPEVAKAYVAELRELIRALGVSEARMDKGQMRCDVNLSLMPKGSTTFGTRSETKNVNSLRSVERAARFEIQRHAAVLEAGGTIVQETRHFHEDDGTTTSGRIKDNAEDYRYFPEPDLVPVAPSREWVEELRKGLPELPRVRRNRLREEWGVSEVDMQAILNAGAVDPIVATIEAGADAASARKWWMGELARNANEQGVSLEELSITPADVARVSALVASGDLNDKLARQVIEGVLAGEGTPDEVVEKRGLKVVSDDGALGAAVDEAIAGNAAIADKIRGGKVAAVGALVGAVMKATRGQADAAKVKDLILEKLGVSEG; translated from the coding sequence GTGACTGTCACTGAACTGCTGTCGTACGAGGCGGCACTCGCCGAGTACGACCCCGTCATGGGCCTGGAGGTCCATGTCGAGCTCGGCACCAAGACGAAGATGTTCTGCGGCTGCTCCACCGAGCTCGGCCAGGACGCCAACACGCAGACCTGCCCGACCTGCCTCGGCCTGCCAGGGTCGCTCCCGGTCGTCAACGCGGTCGGCGTGGAGTCCGCCATCAAGATCGGTCTCGCGCTGAACTGCGAGATCGCCGAGTGGTGCCGCTTCGCCCGGAAGAACTACTTCTATCCGGACATGCCGAAGAACTTCCAGACCTCCCAGTACGACGAGCCGATCGCCTTCGACGGCTATCTGGACGTCCAGCTGGAGGACGGCGAGGTCTTCCGCGTGGAGATCGAGCGCGCCCACATGGAGGAGGACACCGGCAAGTCCACCCACATCGGTGGCGCGACCGGCCGCATCCACGGCGCCTCGCACTCGCTGCTCGACTACAACCGGGCCGGCATCCCGCTCATCGAGATCGTCACCAAGCCGATCGTCGGCGCGGGCGAGCGCGCGCCCGAGGTCGCCAAGGCGTACGTGGCCGAGCTGCGCGAGCTGATCCGTGCCCTGGGCGTCTCCGAGGCGCGCATGGACAAGGGCCAGATGCGCTGCGACGTCAACCTGTCGCTGATGCCGAAGGGGTCCACCACCTTCGGTACGCGCTCGGAGACGAAGAACGTCAACTCGCTCCGTTCCGTGGAGCGTGCGGCGCGCTTCGAGATCCAGCGCCACGCGGCGGTCCTGGAGGCCGGCGGCACGATCGTGCAGGAGACCCGTCACTTCCACGAGGACGACGGCACGACCACCTCCGGCCGCATCAAGGACAACGCCGAGGACTACCGCTACTTCCCGGAGCCGGACCTGGTGCCGGTGGCCCCCTCCCGCGAGTGGGTCGAGGAGCTGCGGAAGGGCCTTCCGGAGCTGCCGCGGGTGCGCCGCAACCGGCTGCGCGAGGAGTGGGGCGTGTCCGAGGTGGACATGCAGGCCATCCTCAACGCGGGTGCGGTCGACCCGATCGTCGCCACGATCGAGGCGGGCGCGGACGCCGCGTCGGCCCGCAAGTGGTGGATGGGCGAGCTGGCCCGTAACGCCAACGAGCAGGGCGTCTCCCTGGAGGAGCTCTCGATCACCCCGGCGGACGTCGCCCGCGTGTCGGCCCTGGTCGCCTCCGGCGACCTGAACGACAAGCTGGCCCGTCAGGTCATCGAGGGCGTTCTCGCCGGCGAGGGCACCCCGGACGAGGTCGTCGAGAAGCGCGGTCTGAAGGTCGTCTCCGACGACGGCGCGCTCGGCGCGGCGGTCGACGAGGCCATCGCGGGCAACGCGGCCATCGCCGACAAGATCCGCGGCGGCAAGGTCGCCGCGGTCGGCGCCCTGGTCGGCGCGGTCATGAAGGCCACCCGAGGCCAGGCCGACGCGGCGAAGGTCAAGGACCTGATCCTGGAGAAGCTGGGCGTCAGCGAGGGCTGA
- the gatA gene encoding Asp-tRNA(Asn)/Glu-tRNA(Gln) amidotransferase subunit GatA, with product MTDNSTIIKLTAAEIAAKIASGELTAVEVTEAHLARIEAVDEKVHAFLHVDREGALAQARAVDEKRARGEKLGPLAGVPLALKDIFTTRGVPTTVGSKMLEGWIPPYDATLVTKLRAADVVILGKTNMDEFAMGSSTENSAYGPTGNPWDLTRIPGGSGGGSSAALAAYEAPLAIGTDTGGSIRQPAAVTGTVGVKPTYGAVSRYGMVAFSSSLDQGGPCARTVLDAALLHEAIAGHDPLDSTSIDLPVPPVVEAARNGSVAGMRVGVVKQFRGEGYQAGVMQRFDESVELLKSLGAEIVEVDCPSFDLALSAYYLIAPSECSSNLARFDGLRYGLRAGDDGTRSAEDVTALTREAGFGPEVKRRIILGTYALSSGYYDAWFGSAQKVRTLITREFERAFEQVDVIVSPTTPTTAFPIGERADDPMAMYLADLCTIPTNLAGNAAMSLPCGLAPEDGLPVGLQIIAPALKDDRLYKVGAAVEAAFVERWGHPLLEEAPSL from the coding sequence ATGACGGACAACAGCACCATCATCAAGCTCACCGCCGCGGAGATCGCGGCGAAGATCGCCTCCGGCGAGCTCACCGCCGTCGAGGTGACCGAGGCCCACCTCGCCCGCATCGAGGCCGTCGACGAGAAGGTCCACGCCTTCCTGCACGTCGACCGCGAGGGCGCCCTCGCCCAGGCCCGTGCCGTGGACGAGAAGCGGGCCCGCGGCGAGAAGCTGGGCCCGCTCGCCGGTGTGCCGCTCGCGCTCAAGGACATCTTCACCACCCGGGGCGTGCCCACGACGGTCGGTTCGAAGATGCTCGAGGGCTGGATCCCGCCGTACGACGCCACCCTGGTCACGAAGCTCAGGGCCGCCGACGTGGTCATCCTGGGCAAGACCAACATGGACGAGTTCGCGATGGGCTCCTCCACGGAGAACAGCGCCTACGGTCCCACCGGCAACCCCTGGGACCTGACCCGCATCCCCGGCGGCTCCGGCGGCGGCTCCTCGGCCGCCCTCGCCGCGTACGAGGCCCCGCTCGCCATCGGCACGGACACCGGCGGCTCCATCCGCCAGCCCGCCGCCGTCACCGGCACCGTCGGCGTCAAGCCGACCTACGGCGCGGTCTCCCGCTACGGCATGGTGGCCTTCTCCTCCTCCCTCGACCAGGGCGGCCCGTGTGCCCGTACGGTCCTCGACGCGGCCCTGCTGCACGAGGCCATCGCCGGCCACGACCCGCTCGACTCGACCTCCATCGACCTGCCGGTCCCGCCGGTGGTCGAGGCGGCCCGCAACGGCTCGGTCGCCGGCATGCGCGTCGGCGTGGTCAAGCAGTTCCGCGGCGAGGGCTACCAGGCCGGCGTGATGCAGCGCTTCGACGAGTCCGTCGAGCTGCTGAAGTCGCTGGGCGCCGAGATCGTCGAGGTGGACTGCCCGTCCTTCGACCTCGCCCTGTCCGCGTACTACCTGATCGCGCCGTCGGAGTGCTCCTCCAACCTGGCCCGCTTCGACGGCCTGCGCTACGGCCTGCGGGCCGGCGACGACGGCACCCGGTCCGCCGAGGACGTCACCGCGCTCACCCGCGAGGCCGGCTTCGGCCCCGAGGTCAAGCGCCGCATCATCCTCGGTACGTACGCGCTGAGCTCCGGCTACTACGACGCGTGGTTCGGCTCGGCCCAGAAGGTCCGCACCCTGATCACCCGCGAGTTCGAGAGGGCCTTCGAGCAGGTCGACGTGATCGTCTCCCCGACGACCCCGACCACCGCCTTCCCGATCGGCGAGCGCGCCGACGACCCGATGGCGATGTACCTCGCGGACCTGTGCACCATCCCGACCAACCTGGCCGGCAACGCCGCCATGTCGCTGCCCTGTGGCCTCGCGCCGGAGGACGGCCTCCCGGTCGGCCTGCAGATCATCGCCCCCGCCCTGAAGGACGACCGCCTGTACAAGGTCGGTGCCGCCGTCGAGGCCGCCTTCGTGGAAAGGTGGGGTCACCCGCTGCTCGAGGAGGCTCCGTCGCTGTGA
- the gatC gene encoding Asp-tRNA(Asn)/Glu-tRNA(Gln) amidotransferase subunit GatC codes for MPGITREEVAHLARLARLELKDEELDHFAGQLDDIIGAVARVSEVADQDVPPTSHPLPLTNVMRADEVRPSLTPEQALSGAPAQEQQRFKVPQILGED; via the coding sequence ATGCCTGGCATCACGCGCGAGGAGGTCGCCCACCTCGCCCGGCTGGCGCGTCTGGAGCTGAAGGACGAAGAGCTCGATCACTTCGCCGGTCAGCTCGACGACATCATCGGCGCGGTCGCCCGCGTCTCCGAGGTCGCCGACCAAGACGTACCGCCGACCTCCCACCCCCTGCCGCTGACCAATGTCATGCGCGCGGACGAGGTCCGTCCGTCGCTCACCCCCGAGCAGGCGCTCTCCGGCGCCCCGGCCCAGGAGCAGCAGCGTTTCAAGGTGCCGCAGATCCTGGGGGAGGACTAA
- a CDS encoding bifunctional diguanylate cyclase/phosphodiesterase: MKPTESAAPVARPQGRAAYVGITSGLPGALVGIAAVVLTAGLYRALSTGEGLFPGGAAGWSLAVLTGLIVGHLVALGRDRWWGGTGSGAALTLAVLLLYGWVAASLVSLTVVVLVAAARRHRWRQGLLHGAVDVIGTGAAALVLATFGDVPTVAAPWRPLDWGIADVPEVALAAVAYLVATRLLLWYALAPQGGALPTAARTALLRQGLVAVALLGIAPLICVVAASRPPLLPLFAVPLIALDSTLWIARARAEEQLRDPLTGLPNRQWLLERTWTALEEAEGEGVRSALVLIDLDRFRSVNDTLGHLAGDRLLLQIAERLRLALPRGAEAARLGGDEFAVLLPTADSTTSAQRVARHLVAELSSPLDLDGLTLVLEASAGVAVFPEHALDAEGLLRRADVAMYQAKRDRTGVEVYESKRDSNTPDRLGLLGDLRRALDAGEVELHYQPKVRFDGQVAGLEALVRWVHPERGKVPPDEFIAIAESSGLMPHLTEYVLETALAQVARWRAQGLDVPVAVNVSPRDVHTPGFAGAVAARLARHGVPAGALQLEITEHVLLEDPQRAADTMAGLTGHGVKMSLDDFGTGYSSLVHLRRLPVSELKIDRSFVARLAVDNEDAEIVRCTVDLAHSLGLLVVAEGVEDDETWERLRDLGCDAVQGWLVAAAMPPGEATAWLLARGEHGWRRPSEISAAAAAAVAEPVIVEVERPSGQVVQ; encoded by the coding sequence ATGAAACCGACCGAGAGTGCCGCCCCGGTCGCACGGCCCCAGGGCCGCGCGGCGTACGTGGGCATCACCTCCGGGCTGCCCGGAGCTTTGGTGGGCATCGCCGCCGTCGTGCTCACCGCCGGACTGTACCGGGCGCTGAGCACCGGCGAGGGGCTCTTCCCGGGCGGCGCCGCCGGCTGGTCCCTCGCCGTCCTCACCGGCCTCATCGTCGGCCACCTGGTCGCGCTCGGCCGCGACCGCTGGTGGGGCGGCACCGGCTCCGGCGCCGCCCTCACCCTGGCCGTCCTGCTCCTCTACGGCTGGGTCGCCGCCTCCCTGGTGTCCCTCACCGTGGTCGTCCTCGTCGCCGCCGCCCGCCGCCACCGCTGGCGCCAGGGCCTGCTGCACGGCGCCGTGGACGTCATCGGCACCGGCGCCGCCGCCCTCGTCCTCGCCACCTTCGGGGACGTGCCGACCGTCGCCGCGCCCTGGCGACCCCTCGACTGGGGGATCGCCGACGTACCGGAAGTGGCGCTCGCCGCCGTCGCCTACCTCGTGGCGACCCGGCTGCTGTTGTGGTACGCACTCGCACCCCAGGGCGGCGCCCTGCCCACCGCGGCCCGCACCGCCCTGCTCCGGCAGGGCCTGGTCGCCGTCGCCCTGCTCGGCATCGCCCCCCTCATCTGCGTCGTCGCCGCCTCCCGGCCCCCGCTGCTGCCGCTCTTCGCCGTCCCGCTGATCGCCCTCGACTCCACCCTGTGGATCGCCCGCGCCCGCGCCGAGGAACAGCTGCGCGACCCGCTCACCGGACTGCCCAACCGCCAGTGGCTCCTGGAGCGCACCTGGACCGCCCTGGAGGAGGCCGAGGGCGAGGGCGTCCGCTCGGCCCTGGTCCTGATCGACCTCGACCGCTTCCGCTCGGTCAACGACACCCTCGGACACCTCGCCGGTGACCGGCTCCTCCTCCAGATCGCCGAACGGCTCCGCCTCGCCCTGCCGCGCGGCGCCGAGGCCGCCCGGCTCGGCGGCGACGAGTTCGCCGTCCTGCTGCCCACCGCCGACTCCACCACCAGCGCCCAGCGCGTCGCCCGCCACCTCGTCGCCGAGCTCTCCTCCCCGCTCGACCTCGACGGCCTCACCCTGGTCCTGGAGGCCAGCGCCGGCGTCGCCGTCTTCCCCGAGCACGCCCTCGACGCCGAGGGCCTGCTGCGCCGCGCCGACGTCGCCATGTACCAGGCCAAGCGCGACCGCACCGGCGTCGAGGTCTACGAGTCCAAGCGCGACTCCAACACCCCCGACCGCCTCGGCCTCCTCGGCGACCTGCGGCGCGCCCTCGACGCCGGCGAGGTCGAGCTGCACTACCAGCCCAAGGTCCGCTTCGACGGCCAGGTCGCCGGCCTGGAGGCGCTGGTCCGCTGGGTCCACCCCGAGCGCGGCAAGGTCCCGCCGGACGAGTTCATCGCCATCGCCGAGTCCTCCGGCCTGATGCCCCACCTCACCGAGTACGTCCTGGAGACCGCCCTCGCCCAGGTGGCCCGCTGGCGCGCCCAGGGCCTCGACGTGCCCGTCGCCGTCAACGTCTCCCCGCGCGACGTCCACACCCCCGGCTTCGCCGGCGCCGTCGCCGCCCGCCTCGCCCGCCACGGCGTCCCGGCCGGCGCGCTCCAGCTGGAGATAACGGAGCACGTGCTCCTGGAGGACCCGCAGCGGGCCGCCGACACCATGGCCGGGCTCACCGGACACGGCGTCAAGATGTCCCTCGACGACTTCGGCACCGGCTACTCCTCCCTGGTGCACCTGCGCCGCCTGCCGGTGAGCGAACTGAAGATCGACCGCTCCTTCGTCGCCCGCCTCGCCGTGGACAACGAGGACGCCGAGATCGTCCGCTGCACCGTCGACCTCGCCCACTCCCTCGGCCTGCTCGTCGTCGCCGAGGGCGTCGAGGACGACGAGACCTGGGAGCGGCTGCGCGACCTGGGCTGCGACGCCGTCCAGGGCTGGCTGGTCGCCGCCGCCATGCCGCCCGGCGAGGCCACCGCCTGGCTGCTGGCACGCGGCGAGCACGGCTGGCGCCGCCCGTCGGAGATCTCGGCCGCCGCGGCCGCGGCCGTCGCGGAGCCGGTGATCGTGGAGGTCGAGCGGCCTTCCGGCCAGGTCGTCCAGTAG
- the ligA gene encoding NAD-dependent DNA ligase LigA, producing MAVEQGAPAEAREKHAELAEQVEEHRFRYYVKDQPVISDAEFDRLLRSLEALEEEYPDLRTPDSPTQKVAGTYETDFASVEHRERMLSLDNAFDDAELAAWAERVAKDVGTSDHHFLCELKVDGLAVNLTYEHGRLTRAATRGDGRTGEDITPNVRTIADVPERLRGERVPALVEIRGEVYFPMEAFEGLNARLVEAGDKPFANPRNAAAGSLRQKDPKVTATRPLHMVVHGIGAREGLDISRLSEAYELLREWGLPTARHNKVVSGLDGVREFIAYFGENRHSVEHEIDGVVVKLDEIPLQGRLGSTARAPRWAIAWKYAPEEVNTKLVDIKVGVGRTGRVTPYAQVEPVTVAGSEVEFATLHNQEVVKAKGVLIGDTVVLRKAGDVIPEILGPVADLRDGSEREFVMPAECPECGTPLKPMKEGDIDLRCPNAQSCPAQLRERLFFLAGRQCLDIENFGMVAAAALTRPLEPAEPPLKDEGGLFDLTIEQLLPIRAYVLDPDSGLPKRDPKTGEEKIVPVFANQKGEPKKNALAMLANIEAAKTRPLARFINGLSIRHVGPVAAEALAREFRSLERIEQATEEELAAVDGVGGIIAAAVKQWFSEEWHREIVRKWRAAGVSFEDEGAGEERGPRPLDGLTVVVTGTLQNYTRDGAKESLQAQGAKVTGSVSKKTAFVVVGDNPGSKYDKAVQLKVPVLNEEGFAVLLEQGPEAAAEVALPVAE from the coding sequence GTGGCAGTCGAACAGGGGGCCCCCGCCGAGGCGCGGGAGAAGCACGCCGAGCTGGCGGAGCAGGTCGAGGAGCACCGCTTCCGGTACTACGTGAAGGACCAGCCGGTCATCAGCGACGCGGAGTTCGACAGGCTCCTGAGGTCCCTGGAGGCCCTGGAGGAGGAGTATCCGGACCTGCGGACGCCGGACTCGCCGACCCAGAAGGTCGCGGGGACGTACGAGACGGACTTCGCGTCGGTCGAGCACCGGGAGCGGATGCTCTCGCTGGACAACGCCTTCGACGACGCGGAGCTGGCGGCCTGGGCCGAGCGCGTCGCCAAGGACGTCGGCACGAGCGACCACCACTTCCTGTGCGAGCTCAAGGTCGACGGCCTCGCGGTGAACCTCACGTACGAGCACGGGCGGCTCACCCGGGCGGCGACCCGCGGCGACGGCCGTACGGGCGAGGACATCACGCCGAACGTGCGGACGATCGCCGACGTCCCCGAGCGGCTGCGCGGCGAGCGCGTCCCGGCCCTGGTGGAGATCCGCGGCGAGGTCTACTTCCCGATGGAGGCCTTCGAGGGGCTCAACGCGCGGCTGGTGGAGGCGGGCGACAAGCCCTTCGCCAACCCGAGGAACGCGGCCGCCGGTTCGCTGCGCCAGAAGGACCCCAAGGTGACGGCGACCCGCCCGCTGCACATGGTGGTCCACGGCATCGGCGCCCGCGAGGGCCTCGACATCTCCCGCCTGTCGGAGGCGTACGAGCTGCTGCGCGAGTGGGGCCTGCCGACCGCCCGGCACAACAAGGTCGTCTCCGGCCTCGACGGCGTACGGGAGTTCATCGCCTACTTCGGCGAGAACCGCCACTCGGTGGAGCACGAGATCGACGGGGTCGTCGTCAAGCTGGACGAGATCCCGCTCCAGGGCCGGCTCGGCTCGACGGCGCGCGCCCCGCGCTGGGCGATCGCGTGGAAGTACGCGCCGGAGGAGGTCAACACCAAGCTGGTCGACATCAAGGTCGGTGTCGGCCGTACGGGCCGCGTCACGCCGTACGCGCAGGTGGAGCCGGTGACGGTGGCCGGTTCGGAGGTCGAGTTCGCCACCCTGCACAACCAGGAGGTGGTCAAGGCCAAGGGCGTGCTCATCGGGGACACGGTCGTGCTGCGCAAGGCCGGTGACGTGATCCCGGAGATCCTGGGGCCGGTGGCGGACCTGAGGGACGGCAGCGAGCGGGAGTTCGTGATGCCGGCCGAGTGCCCGGAGTGCGGGACGCCGCTGAAGCCGATGAAGGAGGGGGACATCGATCTGCGCTGCCCCAACGCGCAGTCGTGTCCGGCGCAGCTGCGCGAGCGGCTGTTCTTCCTGGCGGGCCGGCAGTGCCTGGACATCGAGAACTTCGGCATGGTCGCGGCGGCGGCCCTCACCCGCCCGCTGGAGCCCGCGGAGCCGCCGCTGAAGGACGAGGGCGGTCTGTTCGACCTGACGATCGAGCAGCTGCTGCCGATCAGGGCGTACGTCCTCGACCCGGACAGCGGGCTGCCCAAGCGGGACCCGAAGACGGGCGAGGAGAAGATCGTCCCGGTCTTCGCCAACCAGAAGGGCGAGCCGAAGAAGAACGCCCTGGCGATGCTGGCCAACATCGAGGCCGCCAAGACGCGTCCGCTGGCCCGGTTCATCAACGGGCTGTCGATCCGCCATGTGGGTCCGGTCGCGGCCGAGGCACTGGCCCGCGAGTTCCGGTCCCTGGAGCGGATCGAGCAGGCGACCGAGGAGGAGCTGGCGGCGGTCGACGGCGTCGGCGGGATCATCGCGGCGGCGGTGAAGCAGTGGTTCTCCGAGGAGTGGCACCGGGAGATCGTGCGCAAGTGGCGTGCGGCGGGAGTGAGCTTCGAGGACGAGGGTGCCGGTGAGGAGCGCGGGCCGCGTCCGCTGGACGGGCTGACCGTGGTCGTGACGGGAACGCTCCAGAACTACACCAGGGATGGCGCAAAAGAGTCGCTGCAAGCCCAGGGTGCGAAGGTGACCGGTTCCGTTTCAAAGAAGACCGCCTTCGTCGTTGTGGGTGACAACCCGGGCTCCAAGTACGACAAGGCCGTGCAGCTGAAGGTTCCGGTTCTGAACGAGGAAGGGTTCGCGGTGCTGCTCGAACAGGGTCCCGAAGCCGCCGCGGAGGTGGCCCTCCCGGTCGCCGAGTAA
- a CDS encoding methionine synthase codes for MTDNSAISHDSEKSTFPWGPATGVGSLPGGDAREAAKTVTGSFEDFPFLAELPARGPGADMIGRTIGMLVELYAHVEPSGWRISDRPGRDTRRARSWMGEDLDALEEFTQGYEGPLKVQAVGPWTLAASLELRGGEAALGDAGACRDLAASLAEGLRAHLAELRRRVPGARLVLQLDEPSLTAVLRGQVRTASGYRTHRAVDRQVVEGALRDVTAVHDGPVVVHSCAPDVPFALLRRAGVAGVSFDFGLLTERDEEPIGEAVEAGTVLFAGVVPSTDPASGALSDPGGSVMGVRTLWRRLGLNPGTLAESVVITPTCGLAGASPAYARKALAHCARAARSLADNPE; via the coding sequence GTGACCGACAACAGCGCCATCAGCCACGACAGCGAGAAGAGCACCTTCCCCTGGGGCCCCGCCACCGGCGTCGGGTCCCTGCCCGGCGGGGACGCCCGCGAGGCCGCCAAGACCGTCACCGGGTCCTTCGAGGACTTCCCCTTCCTGGCGGAGCTGCCCGCCCGGGGGCCCGGGGCGGACATGATCGGGCGGACGATCGGGATGCTCGTCGAGCTGTACGCGCACGTGGAGCCCAGCGGCTGGCGGATCAGCGACCGGCCGGGCAGGGACACCCGGCGGGCGCGGTCGTGGATGGGGGAGGACCTGGACGCCCTGGAGGAGTTCACCCAGGGGTACGAGGGGCCGCTCAAGGTGCAGGCGGTGGGGCCGTGGACGCTGGCCGCGTCCCTGGAGCTGCGCGGCGGCGAGGCGGCCCTCGGGGACGCGGGCGCCTGCCGGGACCTGGCGGCCTCCCTCGCGGAGGGGCTGCGGGCCCACCTCGCCGAGCTCCGCAGGCGCGTCCCGGGCGCCCGGCTGGTGCTCCAGCTCGACGAGCCCTCGCTGACCGCGGTGCTGCGCGGGCAGGTCCGCACCGCCAGCGGCTACCGCACCCACCGGGCGGTGGACCGGCAGGTGGTGGAGGGCGCGCTGCGCGACGTGACGGCGGTCCACGACGGGCCGGTGGTGGTGCACTCGTGCGCCCCCGACGTGCCGTTCGCGCTGCTGCGCCGGGCCGGGGTCGCGGGCGTGTCGTTCGACTTCGGGCTGCTCACCGAGCGTGACGAGGAGCCGATCGGGGAGGCGGTGGAGGCGGGGACCGTCCTCTTCGCCGGTGTGGTGCCGTCCACGGACCCGGCCTCGGGGGCATTGTCGGACCCGGGCGGTAGCGTCATGGGTGTCAGGACGCTGTGGCGCAGGCTGGGGCTGAATCCGGGGACTCTCGCCGAGTCCGTGGTGATCACCCCGACCTGTGGTCTCGCGGGTGCCTCGCCGGCGTACGCCCGCAAGGCGCTCGCCCACTGCGCCCGGGCGGCACGATCGCTCGCGGACAACCCAGAGTGA